Within the Candidatus Anaeroferrophillus wilburensis genome, the region TTTTCACCACCAAAATTAAGGGCACCGGCCTGGGGCTGTCAATCTGCCAGAAAATCATTGAAAAACATGGCGGATCCATTACCCTCAGCAGCACTGTAGGGGTCGGCACCAAGGCAGTAATCACCCTTCCGGGAAAAAAACTGCAGATCAGCTGACCCTCCCCCTTCAAGACTGCTCACCCTGACCACCGGCAGCAAAAGGACAGCAACCAGGCGCCGTTTGCCGGCAAACACCAGCGCGTCAACAGAAGCAACATTATTCTTGCCAAGCAATCACCATTGCCACTATAGTGTCAACATCAGGATAAAGCGACTGCTGGCTGCCCTGAAAAGTCAAGACCCGGCTTTCTTTTGATAGATTGCCCATGGTACACTGTATATTTCATTGACGCTGTGCCCAAAGCGCGGTAACGTTGAGCCGAAAAGCAAACAAACAGCGAACCAACGACTCATAACTCCTGTTGATATGCAGCATGCCTGAGCAACCAATCACCATCCCAACAGCTGAAATCATTACCGATCTGCTTATTGACAATTGGGAGTTACGGTGGCAGGTCCTGGATATCTTTCACCAGACCAAATCCCGGGTTAAAAATTTTTCCCAAACCTCCCCCTATCACCGGTCGATCGCCAAGCTCTGCCATCAGATCATCAGCAACCTCCAGAGTGAAAACGACCAAAACCTGCACACCATCACCCTGGCGGTTTATTTCCTGGGCGGCATGGAGCAGGTTTTCAGGCTGCTGAAAAAGCTTGATCTTGAAGCCCCGCCCCTGGCTCACGAGGAGTTCAAAACCCTGCAGGCAAAAATCCTCAAGGGCAACCGGGAACATACTATCTATGACTACTTTCTGCTGCTCTTTGGCACCGGAGATTTTCCCGACAGCGCCCTGAGCCTGAGCATCAGATTTTTTACCTCCGATGAACTGGTCAGCCTTTTTTGTGCCATCTCTTCGCCTGTCCAACAGGCCCTGGCGTTCGATCTACTTATGCAGCGCTACCCCGGCACCAACCTGAACCACGTACTGACGGACAACAACCTGGCACTCCTGACCAGCAACCCCAGACTGCTGCCCCATCTCAAACTTCCCCTGGAACAAGATCTCTTAGCTACAGCAACCGACATGGCCCTGGAGCTCTTCAGACGGCAGCAACACCTTGAAGCGGCGGTGGGTGCCTGCGTGCAGTTGCAGATTACCAGTGCCATTCCTCAGATCAGCGCCCTGGTGAATGATAAGGAGATGCGTCCCATAGCCTTGGCCGCTCTCGGTCGCCTGGGATCAGAGGAATATCTTGGCACCCTGGTGGCGGCCGGCCGGTCATTCTTCAGCAGCAAAAAAACGGAAGCAGCCAACCTCCTGGGTGCCTACCAGGGACAACAGGCTATAGAGTGCCTCAAAAAGCTCGCAAACTCCCGCAACCGAAAAATCAGGGAATATGCCCTTGCCTCCCTGGAGCAAACCGGACATCCTCAGGCACTAAGTGCCATGGTCAGCCGGTTCAGCAGTGCCGCCACCAAGGAAAAAAAGCAGATTCTGGCAATCATCGCCCGAACCCGCTGGCCGAACATCCCCGAATCACAAGGCGAGAGAATTGCCGCCCAGGCTACCGACAGCGCCCTGGCACCGGAGCTATTCCAGGCACTGGAGGCAATAGGGCATGGTGCGCTGCTCCTGGAAACACTGCAAACGTTTCAACAACCGCTCAAAACCGGGCACCAGAAAACCATGTGTCTCTTTCTCGGCCAGTATGCCGCCAAATCGGCGATCAGAAAAGCATTGCTGGCCCACTTGTTCCACCCTGACTGGGGATTTTCCTACCACCTGCTCTGCCGGATGCAAAGTCACCTGACCATCAGGGAGTTTCCCGCCCTCTTTCAGCTGCTCGAACTGCGGGAGTCCCATAAGCCGCTGACCATCAAGGAACGCCTTGAACTCGGTAAAGGCGATGATGAGTTCATCCCGGCCATGTGCCGCTACCTGAACCAGCACCCCCCGATAGCGGAACAGTTGCTTTTCGCCCTTACCAACCACATTTTGACCCGCAAGCCGCCGCTGAAACAGCATGAACTGACAACCATTTTTGCCGGTCAGGAAAAAGGACTGCAGCGGTTGGTTAGTGAATCTCCCTTTGAAATGACTGAAGTTCCACCGGAAAACCTCTATATCCTGCTGCTCTTCTGCCGCTATCTAGATGAAATTACCGTTGACGGCGCCAGTTGTTTTGCGCTAGTAGTGAACCTTACCAGACGCTACAGTGGATTTTTCAGCCAGCATATCTGGTCAATAATTTACGCGATTTTACAGGCGGAACGAACCACTACCGACACCGCCCTCCTGCCTTATCTTGATCAGCTGCTTGAGGTTCTTCGGGGACGCGATGGCGTCATCGAACTGCGAACCATGGCCTTGACCATAAAAAAGCGGATATTTTCCATGTCCCGGGATTTGGTTGTTTTTATCGAGTCCTCACGCTACCGTGATCTGCAAATCTTCAAGGTAGAGAAAATCCATGGGTAAACTGATATCAATCTTTTTCGGCAACGCCTTCATCCTTCCCTACGCCCAGGATGAAGGGAGCAAGAAGGTTGAGGCCATCCAACTCGATGACATCTCGGTGCCCATTGCCCTGAACAACCAATGGACCAATGAAAAAATCTATCCCATTCCGGCAATGATCTGCTTTGACGATGATCGTATCTATTACGGTCATGAGGTCCGCAGCCATAAAAAGTTCTTCTCGCCCAGCACCTTTCTCTACATGAAGCAGTACATGGCCAAAAACCAGCATCTACCCCGCATCCTCGGCGACCAGGAAATCTCCATCTTCCAAGCTGCGGAAACCCTGATGATCAGCATTATTGACCGGATCAACGAATTATACGGGGCTGAAAACATCTCCATGTATGTCTTTCCGGTTCCTCCCAAGGCCTACGATATTTTTGCCCATTGGATTGAACAGTTCTGCTTCCGCACTGGCCTGGTTAATTTTAAGATTGTCGATGGGGGGGTGTGTGCGCTGCTGGCCTACGGCCTCGGCCATGAGTTGGGAACCAACTTCATGTATCTTCTTTTCGGCCCCATGAGTCTTGACCTCTACATCCTCAAGGTCGAGGAAACCAACAGTGAACCACGACTGAAAAGTGTTCTGCTGGGGGGGATGAACAAGAACTATGGCAGCATCGACATCGACAAAACCCTGCAGGAGGAGCTGGCTGACTACCACATAAACCTGCGGCAGACCGGTCAGATTGTCCACCACCTGATTACTCACCCGGTCTACGAAGAAACCTTCAACGATCGCCCCTTGCGCTACACCCAAACCGAACTCCACACCTTGCTGGACGACAAGGGATACGGCCAGGAGCTGAAAAATATCCTCACAGATCTCATCGACCTTGCCTCGGGCATCGGGGTAACCTATGAAAGCGTCCAGTATGTCCTGTGCGCCGGTTCAAGCATCCAGATTCCCTATTACCGCACCATCCTACAGTCATTCTTCGGCAATAAGCTGCTTTTTGACAAAGCCCATAACGCCATCCCGGTGGGAGCTCTGACCTACCTCCAGCGCCAGGACGCCGGCAGCACGATCAGAGCCAATTATGCCCTTCGTAGCCGCACTGCCAAAGGTGAAGGATATAAGTTCGATATTATCATTCCCAAAGGCACCCCCTATCCCACCCACCAAGGGGTGACGACCGTTATTGCCAACAGTTTTTTTGATGGCCAGCATGAAGTATCCCTGGATATCTTCCGCATGGATATCCCCGAATCCACTGATGACCGGGAAATTGTCATGACCGAACATGGCACGCTCCAGGTTGAAGAACACATTCCTGAAGAGCAGAAAGTATTTACCAACGAGGCAAAACCAGAAATCATTAAAATCGATCCCCCAGGGAAAAGCGGTGAGCGACGGCTGGAGATTACCTTTGATGTCAGCATCAACAGGGATCTTCTGATTACCGTCAAGGATTTGCGCCGCAATATGATTACCTGGAAACGCAAGAAATCCATCCGTTTGGAGTAATGCACCATGAGCGAAAAACATCATCGGAAGAAAAGCCAGCCCGACCCTCCGGCAGCTCCTGCCTGTGAAGTGGACACCGTCCACATCAGCATCGGCACGAACGGCGAGATTAATGCCTGGGGCCTGGAGCAGGAATCCGAAGAAACCATCCTCAAACGAACCGGCAACCAGAAGCTTGCCGACCGGCTGCTGAATATGTCCTATACACTTTGCGGATAACGGGGGATAGCTGATGAATTTTCTGGAACATTTAAACGTTATCATGCGCAGCAACCATTCGCTGATCAACGTCGTCACTTATGAGGAGAACCGGTTTATCAACATGATGGCTGAGTCACCGCTGTTCAAGGATAAAAATATCATTCAATGGGATCTTGCCGACGGTTTCAAGGCCATTCAGGGCGATTTGTCACAAATAAAAAAGACTGACCGCCCTGACCCGCTTGTCTGCCTACGGGAAATTGACAAATCAAAGGTGAGCACCATTTTTATTTTGCGCGACTTTCATCACCACTACCGGGAAAGCATTGTCGTCCGAGCACTGCGCAATCTTCACTATGAACTGCAGTTTACAAAGAAAGTCATCATCATCCTGACCCCGGCGGCATCGCTGCCCCTCGAACTGCGTGAAGATGTGCTGCAAATGGAGTTGCCGCTCCCCACCTACGAGGAGATTGAAAAACAGCTTGAATCGATTATTGCCAGCACCTCCCAGCATCGGCCGCCGACCCCCCAATTACGGGAAAAACTGGTTGAGTCCACCCTGGGGCTGTCACTGGAAAACATCAAAACCCTGTTCGCCCAGATTATTATCACCCATAACGTCATCGATGAGCGGGCTATCGAGATCGTTCTCCAGGAAAAACGGAATATTATCCAAAAAGGTGAGATTCTGGAATTTTTTCCGGTGCGCGAGAGCCTCAATGATATCGGCGGCCTGGAAAATTTGAAAAAGTGGCTGCGCAAACGGAGTAAGGTATTCACCCGTAAAGCCAAGGATTACGGCTTGCCGGCCCCCAAAGGAATTCTGATCATCGGCATCCAGGGAACAGGTAAAAGTCTGACTGCCAAGGCGACTGCCGGCCTGTGGAAACTTCCCCTGCTGCGCATGGATCTCGGCAAGGTATTCGGCAGCCTGCTGGGGGAATCGGAGGGCAACCTGCGTAACGCCATCCGCCTGGCAGAAACCATCTCGCCCTGCATCCTCTGGGTTGATGAATTGGAAAAGGCTTTTGCCGGCTCCAGTGGCTCAGCCGGAGACAGCGGCACCTCCGCCCGTATCTTGGGGACCTTCCTCACCTGGATGCAGGAAAAGACCAAACCGGTTTTTATTATTGCCACCGGCAATGATATTACCTTGCTGCCGCCGGAACTGATGCGCAAAGGCCGCTTTGATGAAATCTTTTTCGTTGACCTGCCATCCACCAGTGAACGTGAAGCAATTTTCAAGGTTCACCTTGAAAAGGTTCGACCTGTTATCCGTCAGTTCGATTTGGAAGAGCTGGCAGGTGCGACAGATAAGTACAGCGGCGCTGAAATTGAACAGATTATTTATGACGCTATGTTCACCGCTTTTGATGACAACCAGCGGGAATTCACCGCCGATGACATTAAAGCCAGCATTCAGGAAATTATTCCCATTTCCCGGTTTATGAAGGAAAGGATTGAGGGCCTGCGTCAATGGGCGGTTTCCCGGACCCGCAAGGCCAACAGCGAATAAACCATAATGGGGAAGAAGCCGCCCCCCTACGAATGACTGCCAAAGAGCACAAGGAGGTAGCAATGTCTCATTTCACCAAGGTAGAAACAAAAATCACCGAACTGCTTTTTCTCAAGAAAGCCATCGCTGACATGGATCTCGCTTATCAGGAAGGCGATTTGAAAGCCAAAGGATGGCTGTGGAAAAAAGCCAAAGCCGACCTGCTGATTCCCACGAAAAGCGGCTACGATATCGGCTTTAAATTCAACGGTTCTTCCTACGACGTGGTCGCCGACTGGGATTCCATCAACGATGTTTCCCAGGACACCTTTATTAACGAACTGAATCAGCGCTATGCCTACAATGTCGTTTCCGATACCATGGCCCAGCAGGGTTTTACCATCGCTGAGGAAAAAACCGAAGACGGCACCATAAAGATGACCATGCGTAAGGCATCCTGATAAGAGAAACGATAGACATCCTATGGACGGAGATGATCATGGAAGAGATACAGATTGAAATTGACCAGCATGGCAAGGTCCAGATAGAGGTTTCCGGGGTTGAGGGAGGAAAGTGCCTTGACTTAACCAAGACCATGGAACAGCTGCTCGGGG harbors:
- a CDS encoding DUF1257 domain-containing protein, with amino-acid sequence MSHFTKVETKITELLFLKKAIADMDLAYQEGDLKAKGWLWKKAKADLLIPTKSGYDIGFKFNGSSYDVVADWDSINDVSQDTFINELNQRYAYNVVSDTMAQQGFTIAEEKTEDGTIKMTMRKAS
- a CDS encoding AAA family ATPase, coding for MNFLEHLNVIMRSNHSLINVVTYEENRFINMMAESPLFKDKNIIQWDLADGFKAIQGDLSQIKKTDRPDPLVCLREIDKSKVSTIFILRDFHHHYRESIVVRALRNLHYELQFTKKVIIILTPAASLPLELREDVLQMELPLPTYEEIEKQLESIIASTSQHRPPTPQLREKLVESTLGLSLENIKTLFAQIIITHNVIDERAIEIVLQEKRNIIQKGEILEFFPVRESLNDIGGLENLKKWLRKRSKVFTRKAKDYGLPAPKGILIIGIQGTGKSLTAKATAGLWKLPLLRMDLGKVFGSLLGESEGNLRNAIRLAETISPCILWVDELEKAFAGSSGSAGDSGTSARILGTFLTWMQEKTKPVFIIATGNDITLLPPELMRKGRFDEIFFVDLPSTSEREAIFKVHLEKVRPVIRQFDLEELAGATDKYSGAEIEQIIYDAMFTAFDDNQREFTADDIKASIQEIIPISRFMKERIEGLRQWAVSRTRKANSE
- a CDS encoding DUF2997 domain-containing protein, whose translation is MIMEEIQIEIDQHGKVQIEVSGVEGGKCLDLTKTMEQLLGGEISQREFTREYYIQNPLTQEEKVSG